A window of the Vigna angularis cultivar LongXiaoDou No.4 chromosome 3, ASM1680809v1, whole genome shotgun sequence genome harbors these coding sequences:
- the LOC108325489 gene encoding uncharacterized protein LOC108325489, producing MGTLFVQSKSKSKSSTWEEDNRDSSCYFPGCKKDANCNCEMCLASINATLDLMPTSVHKSTLTKLSKSNKVLCTPISFDASVVSTPRSSSFQLSSSTPLSKSSSTSDSTHEMERQSTRQQTSAFSFSRLLLFFGFLLSADLVFSYVVSGVFKPALSPHLVKRFGEKCSRVNDLNGKLRLLHKDLASVVVGQVSNCSFTDTSSWEISQDDLLLNSRCTMYKSLTEEVTIWGWPLQTAGLLTNGFSTRTFTLLSGRVTQWNSGQGSYLILKRNTSWMQPKWDASAVQLDPNTWILEYQRSSIIDGTRLYSAALEFLKFRISIIVRRLKKDFWLSVAFEDNHYNGFTPDKEAQIPT from the exons ATGGGAACCCTCTTTGtgcaatcaaaatcaaaatcaaaatccagCACATGGGAAGAAGACAACCGCGACAGCAGCTGCTACTTTCCTGGTTGCAAGAAAGATGCCAATTGCAATTGCGAAATGTGTTTGGCCAGCATCAATGCCACCCTCGATCTCATGCCCACCAGCGTCCATAAAAGCACCCTCACTAAGCTCTCTAAATCCAACAAAGTTCTATGTACTCCTATCTCCTTCGATGCCTCCGTTGTGTCCACTCCCCGGTCCAGTTCTTTTCAGCTCTCATCATCCACTCCTCTCTCCAAATCAAGTTCCACATCAGACTCCACCCACGAAATGGAGAGGCAGAGCACGAGACAACAAACCTCTGCTTTCAGTTTCTCGAGGCTGCTTCTCTTTTTTGGATTCCTTCTATCTGCAGACCTTGTTTTCTCCTATGTGGTCTCTGGGGTTTTCAAGCCTGCTTTGTCGCCGCATTTGGTAAAAAGGTTCGGTGAGAAATGTAGCCGAGTGAATGATTTGAATGGAAAGCTGAGGCTTTTGCACAAAGATTTGGCAAGCGTGGTTGTTGGACAAGTTTCAAATTGCAGTTTTACGGATACCTCGTCTTGGGAAATCAGCCAG GATGATCTGCTATTGAATTCAAGGTGTACAATGTACAAATCTCTTACAGAGGAGGTAACCATTTGGGGATGGCCTTTGCAAACAGCAGGATTGCTCACAAATGGATTCTCTACTCGAACATTCACTCTCTTATCAGGAAGAGTCACTCAG TGGAATAGTGGACAGGGAAGCTATTTGATTTTGAAGAGAAATACTTCATGGATGCAACCAAAATGGGATGCTTCAGCAGTGCAATTAGACCCCAACACTTGGATTCTTGAATATCAAAGGAGCTCTATTATTGATGGTACAAGGTTGTATTCTGCAGCATTGGAGTTCCTCAAGTTTAGGATTTCAATAATTGTCCGCAGATTGAAGAAAGATTTCTGGCTTTCTGTAGCATTTGAAGATAACCATTATAATGGATTCACTCCAGACAAAGAGGCTCAAATCCCAACTTGA